Proteins encoded together in one Coffea arabica cultivar ET-39 chromosome 2c, Coffea Arabica ET-39 HiFi, whole genome shotgun sequence window:
- the LOC113726935 gene encoding uncharacterized protein: MLLTRFSSLTRRYTHQSLPVFTTSSPLSLTLFSTLDSPFKCPNDPENHSQQKHPHIDEAHILNQLSDILPIRHSPVIRKPNSSSDKGIETRAVDGFLPPEDKFRGIFLQKILGKNAIETALTNVGIEITPDILDKVVNRGNLGGEAMVMFFNWAVEQPRMTRDVDSFHVLIKALGRRKCFEFMVDMLFDMRKRGTNPNCDTLFIVMDSFIRARRVSKAVKMLDDLEDFGLKCDTETFNVLLKCLIRRSHVGTASSLVNKMRGKIRFNSVTYNSVISGWSRFGIVSEVERTLEAMVEDGLNPDSLTYSYILEGLGRAGQIDGAVKIFRELEEGGCVLNAEVYNAMISNFVVTDNLDEGFKYYEMMLRGDYEPNLDTYVRLISACLKARRVADAIELFDEMLGRGIIPSMGTVTSFIEPLCGYGPPHAALMIYKKARKVGCRISLSCYKLLLMRLSKFGKCNTLMSIWNDMQESGYSSDMQAYECIINAFCNIGQLENAVAVIEESLHRGFCPSRLICSKLNNKLLGLNKTEVAYKLFLKIKVARGNEKARICWRAKGWHF, encoded by the coding sequence ATGCTTCTCACGAGGTTCAGCTCCCTGACCCGCAGGTACACTCATCAATCTCTACCTGTCTTCACTACATCGTCTCCACTCTCTCTAACTCTTTTTTCAACCCTCGATTCTCCCTTTAAGTGTCCTAACGACCCAGAGAATCATTCGCAGCAAAAACATCCTCATATCGACGAAGCCCATATACTGAATCAACTCTCAGACATCCTGCCAATCCGTCACAGCCCTGTAATTCGAAAACCAAATTCTTCCTCTGATAAGGGAATAGAAACCCGGGCAGTTGATGGATTTTTGCCTCCCGAAGATAAATTTCGTGGGATTTTTCTCCAGAAAATTCTCGGTAAAAATGCAATTGAAACGGCATTAACTAATGTTGGGATTGAAATTACCCCTGATATACTTGATAAAGTAGTGAATAGAGGCAATTTAGGGGGCGAAGCCATGGTTATGTTTTTCAATTGGGCAGTGGAACAACCAAGAATGACTAGAGATGTGGATAGTTTTCATGTGCTTATTAAAGCATTAGGTAGGAGAAAATGTTTTGAATTTATGGTGGATATGTTGTTTGATATGAGAAAAAGAGGAACAAATCCCAACTGCGATACCCTTTTTATAGTTATGGATAGTTTTATACGGGCTCGGCGGGTTTCTAAAGCCGTCAAAATGCTTGATGATTTAGAAGATTTTGGATTAAAATGCGATACTGAGACGTTTAACGTTCTTCTGAAATGTTTAATTCGACGATCACATGTAGGAACTGCAAGTTCATTAGTCAATAAGATGAGAGGGAAGATTCGCTTTAATAGTGTGACCTATAATTCGGTGATCAGTGGGTGGTCGAGATTTGGTATAGTTAGTGAAGTTGAGAGGACCTTGGAGGCAATGGTGGAAGATGGATTGAATCCGGATAGCTTGACTTACAGTTATATTCTTGAAGGCTTAGGGAGAGCTGGTCAAATTGATGGTGCTGTAAAGATTTTTAGGGAGTTGGAGGAGGGGGGTTGCGTTCTTAATGCTGAGGTTTATAATGCAATGATATCTAACTTTGTAGTTACTGATAATTTGGATGAGGGATTTAAATATTATGAGATGATGTTGAGAGGTGATTATGAGCCTAACTTGGATACTTATGTCAGATTAATATCTGCTTGTTTAAAAGCTCGGAGAGTAGCAGATGCAATTGaattgtttgatgaaatgttggGCCGTGGGATCATTCCTTCAATGGGTACTGTTACTTCTTTTATTGAGCCCTTGTGTGGCTATGGCCCTCCTCATGCTGCTCTTATGATTTATAAAAAGGCAAGGAAAGTCGGATGTAGAATATCATTAAGTTGCTATAAGCTTTTGCTTATGCGACTTTCTAAATTTGGCAAGTGTAATACCCTGATGAGTATTTGGAATGATATGCAAGAAAGTGGTTATTCTTCTGATATGCAAGCTTACGAGTGTATCATTAATGCATTTTGCAACATAGGGCAGCTTGAAAATGCTGTTGCAGTCATTGAGGAGTCTTTGCATAGAGGATTTTGCCCCAGCAGACTTATTTGCAGTAAATTGAACAACAAACTCTTAGGTTTAAATAAAACAGAGGTGGCCTACAAGCTGTTTTTGAAGATAAAAGTAGCTCGTGGAAATGAGAAAGCACGGATATGTTGGCGTGCTAAAGGATGGCATTTCTAG